TCATCTGGTCTCCCCCAaacctccccctctgcctccctcacctGTGGGCATGTCCAGCTGCTTTCTCTTGGTCCCCAGGTCCCGGAGTCTGGGATTCTCCCCCCAGGGCTCCGTCTCCATGTCCCTTGGACTGAGGTTGGTGCCCTGAGTCTCTGTGAACCCGGCTCCCCAGTGTCTGCTTCCCATGATGTTGTGTCCTCTATCCTTGACCCTTGCCCTGTTCTGTCCGCATCCTCTTCTCTGACCCACCCCTCTGGTTCTGCCTCGTGATCCTGTCCCCCACcacctgtctctctccttctgcccCCATGTCCCTCTGACCCCCAACTCTCCACGACTGGttcccccctcacccccgcccccaggctctgTCCCGCCCGTCAGCCCCTGGTCCCAGCTCCCGGCCGCCCGGCTCCTGCACGGACAAAGGGGTCCTTTGTGGCCTGACCGCGCctggcggggcggcggggcgctGGCTCCACATTGCTGATGAAACGGAGCCCTTTGTTGTCCCTCCTCAGGCGCAGTATTTCTTTTTGGGGGCTGGATGCGTTCCTGGCAGGGCCGATGATGGATgcgcccgccgccgcccgcctgcccgccagCTTTCCCTCCCGCTCATTCCCGCTCCGCTTCAACGCAGCCCCGGCTCCTCCCCTGCTGCCTTGGCACTGCCAGGCCCTTCCTGGCCTGGGAAGGGTTGCTGTGTGCCCTGCAGTGGAAGGCTGAGGCCTGGGAGATGGTCTTCTTTTTATGTCTTCCTGTTCCATGACTCAGGCAAATGGGTCCTGTGGTCAGGGGTCCACTGGGACCAGGGCATCAGCTTTTCCCAGGGTCTGAGGGAGAAGATGATCCAGGTACAGGGGCAGATTTGGAACATCCTAGGGACAGGGCCTTGGGGACTAAGATGTTGGTTTGAGGACAGTTACCCTGCATGCCAGTCCCCCTCGTGTATACCCCCCACCTTCAGTGTCTGTGGCTGACAGACCGCAGTGTTCTGTCTGCAGCACCTGTTCAGTGACATATCACGTCCTCTGGTCCTGAGCTCAGCATGTCCCAGGACCTGGCGGGCTGGGAGAGGGTCGTTCCTgaggaaggacagaaaaatggAAGATCAGAGAGATTCAAAGAGAGGGCCTGAGCTGAACAGAACATGAGGTTTGGTCCCCACCATGAGAGACTCGGGATGGAGACAAAAGCAGGGAGGTTCAGCCAGAGCGCCAGCCCTGAACGTAGGCCGGGCTGTGTCGGAGGGAGCTGACTTCTAATTGACCTGCCAGCCCCGCACACAGAGCCAGATCCTGgagctgggaagagggagggggagttGAGCAAGAGCAGAGTTAATGCCGCTATCGATTTCTGCCACCAGCCAGCAGGCCGCAGAGGCGGGGGACACGCACAGGGGCTAGGGCGCagaccgcccccctccccagctctccaACCCGAGGGCGCCTGCCTTCTCCTGTCTGGGGCTGCTAGGAATGTAGCCCGGGGCTGGGTTGTTGAGCTCACGTAGGCAGGGGCTGGGCGAGTTGACCTGGAGTGATGGTCTCTGGGCTTGATGTCAGCGGTCCTAGTCCCGAGAACCTAACCAGGGTCACCGATGCCTGGAGGGAAATTCTGATCTCTGAGGAGAAAAGCCACAGAGCTAACCTGGTCTTGGCCCTTAGGAGGTAGGGTGGAGCACAGCTGTCCTTGGGGATGCATGACCTGCTTCCTCTTACTACAACCCTGACGTCCATGACATCCGAAGCCCAGCCGGAGAGGCCTTCCTTGGTTTGTCCCGGTGGAATCTGCCAGCGTGCCCAGTTCTTCCTCACCATTCATCTGccttcactagggcagggcaaggAGTGTCTGGTTTTCTGCTGACGCCTGCCATTTGCCTCATCCTGGAGATAGAGTGTTTCCCTTTCCTTTACTCGCTCCTCCTTGTTCCCACTCCTTAGCGGTCTTGGGGCAGGGGCTCTGCCTGCCTGGGGCCTCGGTTCCTCCCTCTGTAAGTGCAGAGGGTTGGACTAGATGACCTTCCAGGACAGGCTGAGTCCTGTGACTGGGGGATGGTGGGGTTGCCTGGGGACAAAGATGCAGTGTGTGCTGCCCCCAAGCCCAGGGCGGGACAGGCCCAGCCAGATGTGTGCCTCCTCCTTGAGCGGCCAGCTGCTTGGGCTGGGCCctgtcctcctgcctctctcctgggGGTTGCTGGGCCAAGGCAAGCAGACAGGGAAGGAGTGCTAGAGAGCCAGGGCTGATGAGGAAACTGCCGCTCCGCTGCATCTGGAAGTTCCTCCGAGAGCTCCTGGCCAAGGAGCCTGGCTGCTCACGTGCCTTAGTTTTGGGGCCTGAGCAGAACAGGCTCTGTCCTGGGAAGGGTCACATCTACCTTCACTTCCAACCTGCACCAGCCAGAGGTTTCCCCTGCCCACACCCAGGTCCATCTGGGAGCCACGCTGGAGCACAGCGGTGAGGCCTGAGTAGAGGCGAGAGTGGCGTCCGAGGTCTGGGAGTGAGAAGGAAGTGTGTGCCAGTGTGTGTACAAGTGTGTCCCCCATTCTTGCAGGCGAAGGCTTGTCCTCTGGCACCATATCCCACTGCCCTCTAGCAGCAGGGTTCATGCTCCTTGAAATAAGATTTCTGAGCTCTGTTTGGCAAACTcttaaacaaaagcaaatctAAAATTTCCTTTACCTGCAGGACTTCCCAGAGCCTTGAGACCATTGATGTGTGATAGGAATAGCCGATGAGGATCCAGGGGCAGCTTTCCATACTTCAAGGTCTACACCTTCTGTCGATCTACCCTCCAGAGGCTTTTCCAACTCCTCTTCTCCATAGTTGGGTCAGGGAAGGAAGATTAGGAAACATCTCCAGCTCTTTCCTCTTAGCCCAGGAAGAACTGCCTGCCTCCATCAGGTCAGTGGGCATAACCTAGCAGCTGCCATGGCTGTGGACAAAAGCAAACCTATCTCAAAGGCAGTTCTGGCTGTGGAGAGCAAGCTGAGCTATGTGGTGTGCCCATGGGCTAGTCATTtctccctcatctataaaatagggtgTTACTAGCCActacctcacagggttattgtgagTCTCAACTGAGATAGTACAAATGAAGAATTCCTGATGAGGGGTGGCGGGTAGGGGCTCGCACGTACTAAGCAACTGGTTGGGCTTGTGGTTGTTATAATGGCAGTATGGttattggtggtggtggtggtggtggtggtggtggtggtggtggtggtagaggtagaggtagaggtGGTGGTGTTCACCATGGCCCTGACCCTGTGTCCTCTTGTCCTGACAGAGTGAAGACACTTCCACGTGGACGCCCGACCATGTGCCTGCCCTGAGCATCAAGACCCACCGGGCATCTCTGTTGTGGGCAGCAGGGCCCAGTGCTTGTCTGAGGACCCTCGGTAGTTGGCAGGCTCCCCCAGCAGCGGGGTCTGGGCCTCGGCCCCACCATGTCGAGCCTTAGCAGTGGCTCCCAggacaccagcagcagcagcagtagcaacAATGCCAATGGCAGCAGTGGCAGTGGCCCCAAGGCAGGAGTGGCTGACAAGAGTGCAGCGGTGGCCACTGCTGCACCAGCCTCGGTGGCAGATGATGCACCACCCCCCGAACGTCGGAACAAAAGCGGCATCATCAGTGAACCCCTCAACAAGAGCCTGCGTCGCTCCCGCCCTCTGTCCCACTACTCTTCctttgggggcagtgggggcagtggtggtggcagcatGATGGGCGGGGAGTCTGCCGAAAaggctgctgcagctgcagccgCTGCCTCCCTGTTGGCCAATGGGCACGACCTGGCGGCAGCCATGGCTGTGGACAAAAGCAACCCTACCTCAAAGCACAAAAGTGGTGCTGTGGCCAGCCTGCTGAGCAAGGCTGAGCGGGCCACGGAGCTGGCAGCCGAGGGACAGCTGACGCTGCAGCAGTTCGCACAGTCCACGGAGATGCTGAAACGCGTGGTGCAGGAGCACCTACCGCTGATGAGCGAGGCTGGCGCGGGCCTGCCCGACATGGAGGCTGTGGCAGGTGCTGAAGCCCTCAATGGCCAGTCCGACTTCCCCTACCTGGGCGCCTTCCCCATCAACCCAGGCCTCTTCATCATGACCCCGGCGGGTGTGTTCCTGGCCGAGAGCGCGCTGCACATGGCGGGCCTGGCCGAGTACCCCATGCAGGGTGAGCTGGCCTCAGCTATCAGTTCGGGCAAGAAGAAGCGGAAACGCTGCGGCATGTGCCCGCCCTGCCGGCGGCGCATCAACTGCGAGCAGTGCAGCAGTTGTAGGAACCGAAAGACTGGCCATCAGATTTGCAAATTCAGAAAATGTGAGGAACTCAAAAAGAAGCCTTCCGCTGCTCTGGAGGTAACGGCGCCTTAGAGGGAGGTGTGTGGGCTCTTGTGTCTGTCTGGCAGTCCaaacccacccccagccccacctttcCTGCCTGCGTGTGGGTCTGGGGGAAACCCAGCCAATCCCTGGGCTCTGGGGTTCTAGGCCAGCCTTTGAGACACCAGCTCACTGCCCCCAAAATCAGAGCCACATCCTGACATCCTATTAGGCTGTAGTTTGCAAGGCAAGCATAAAACTCCAGGCAGGGGCCTAGCATTCCCAGCCAGGACCCCAGCATTCTGAACACCCTTCTGGAGTTCTGGGTCCGGTATTGAGATTCCCATACACATCCTAAGTCTCCAACTTTCACATATGTCCTAAAGCTTCCTGTCTGTGACCTAAGGTTCTGGGACTCTCCCCCGTCCCGTTTGACAGGGATCTTCCTGTGGGCCCTGCGGCTTTGAGAGGTCACCCTTCGACTTGTCGCTCCAGAGCCCCGCCTTTTTCCCAAGGCCACCTAAGGCGAGAGCAGCTCCAGTGCTCACAGCCCTGCTCTGAGGCCTGGAAAACCCTGGGTCTAGGCACCTAGCTAACAAATTTGGGGTGTCTTGGGGCCCCAAGATAAGTCTGGTCGAACAGCTAATGGCTCCGGATCCTATGGGCCTGGAGTTAGGGGGTGAGCCGGGGATGTGGGCAAGGCCTGTCCACTATGGGATTGGCTTAAAGAAGGCCAACTGGTTCCCATGTTGCTTTCTCCCTGCCTCGTGGCTGGGCCTGTCCCGTGCCCCCAGCTGTGGCAGCCTAGTTGTGGTGCCAGGCCTGGGTACAAAAGCATCTTTTCAGCCTGCTCTcactgccctgtccccacccctctaTGAGTGGGCTTGATGCAAATGTCCAGAATTGTTGGAAAACAATGGCATCGCAGCCGTGGCTACCCGCCCCCGAGTCCCAAACCTCACACATCTGCTCTCCTGCCCAGAGAACACACCTGTATGCGCACAAAGGCACCCACTCTGGTCTGGTGTAGACGCATACCGCCCAGTGCACGGAGACGTAGCCTCTTAATAAACACAGCAGGTATCCTTCCCTCCCACCACAGCTCCAAACACACCACACACTGTAGCGGAGCTCAAGGCGTACATCCAAAAACGTGTCCAGTGCACATGCTTACATGTTCATTCGACAGAAGCGTGCAGACAGCTCCCAGATGCCCCACAACCGCCTGGCGCTTGTGGCCTTTGGACCAAGGGAAGGGGTATGCCTGTCTGGAAGGAGGGCTCCTGGGCACAGTGGCTCAGGGGGCCTCCGGGAGCTCCAGGCCCTTCAGCGACCCAGTAGGTCAAGGCTCCTTCTCTGGCCTGGCCAGGATGGCGGAACTCCACAGGGTGGCTGGCTGCCTTTACTCCATGCCCATCCCTCCACCATGAGACCGGCCACGGGGAACGTCTTTGCACCAGGCTCAGCCGGACCCTGACTGAActctctccttgtttttgtctcCCGCCCCCGCCAGAAGGTAATGCTTCCGACAGGAGCCGCCTTCCGGTGGTTTCAGTGACGGCGGCGGGAACCCAAAGCTGCCCTCTCCGTGCAATGTCACTGCTCGCGTGGTCTCCGGCAAGGGATTCGGGCGAAGACAAACGGCTGCACCCGTCTTTAGAACCAAAAATATTCTCTCACAGATTTCATtcctgtttttatatatatattttttgttgtcgTTTTAACATCTCCACGTCCctagtataaaaagaaaaagaaaaaaaatttaactgcttttttggaagaacaacaaaaagagagGTAAAGACGAATCTATAAAGTACCGAGACTTCCTGGGCAAAGAATGGACAATCAGTTTCCTTCCTGTGTCGATGTCGATGTTGTCTGTGCAGGAGATGCAGTTTTGTGTAGAGAATGTAAATTTTCTGTAACCTTTTGAAATCTAGTTACTAATAAGCACTACTGTAATTTAGCACAGTTTAACTCCACCCTCATTTAAACTTCCTTTGATTCTTTCTGACCATGAAATAGTGCATAGTTTGCCTGGAGAACCCACTCACGTTTATAAAGAGAATGTTGATGGCGCCGTGTTGAAGCCCCTCTGTATCCATCCACGTGGGCAGAGCTGCCTTGAGGAGCTCAcagaaggggagggagcagacccccctacccccaggcccaggccaggtgTGCTACACCCACGGTCCCCACAGTgggatccccccaccccaacaacgATTCTGCAGA
The genomic region above belongs to Phyllostomus discolor isolate MPI-MPIP mPhyDis1 chromosome 13, mPhyDis1.pri.v3, whole genome shotgun sequence and contains:
- the CXXC5 gene encoding CXXC-type zinc finger protein 5, translated to MSSLSSGSQDTSSSSSSNNANGSSGSGPKAGVADKSAAVATAAPASVADDAPPPERRNKSGIISEPLNKSLRRSRPLSHYSSFGGSGGSGGGSMMGGESAEKAAAAAAAASLLANGHDLAAAMAVDKSNPTSKHKSGAVASLLSKAERATELAAEGQLTLQQFAQSTEMLKRVVQEHLPLMSEAGAGLPDMEAVAGAEALNGQSDFPYLGAFPINPGLFIMTPAGVFLAESALHMAGLAEYPMQGELASAISSGKKKRKRCGMCPPCRRRINCEQCSSCRNRKTGHQICKFRKCEELKKKPSAALEKVMLPTGAAFRWFQ